TATACAACAACAGGGCTCTGTTTACTGGTTTGGAAACAACGTATGGTAGAGTAACACTGGAAGATCATTACGCAGCAGAACTAAGTCTGCGGGGAAAAGCTGTCTATATTATTTCACTTGTAGCTCGGCTTCATCTTCCAGTGTCCTTGAAATCTATAGATGACTCGTGGCAACAGAAAACTGCTGATAACAGGCCTTAAAAATTTACTAGACAAATGCGAAGGCCACGAGAATTTGATCAAGCAAATCCACGCTCACTGGACCACCCTTGGCTTCTTCGCTCAAACTCGGAAACATCAACACTTCGCCTGCAAATTACTTAACGTTTATACAAAACTAAACAAACCCCTCGAAGCCCACAGGGTGTTTGCTCTAATTCCTGACCCAGACATTGTCTCCTGGACTTCTCTATTCAATCTATACCTGAAAACTCAACAACCCACCGAGGCTTTATCTCTTTTCTCTCACTTGTTGGTCTCTACTTCCCTCAGACCTGATGCGCACTCCGTCTTGGCTGCGCTGTCTGCTTGCGCGCGGACGCAAAATTTGGATGCTGGTAAAGCAGTGCATGCCATGGTGTATAGACAATTGTCTGAACCGGAAACAATTGTGAGTAATGCTCTGATTGATATGTATAGTCGGGGTGGAAGAACCCATTTGGCTGGACGTGTGTTTGAGAGTGTGCAATGCAGAGACGTGGCTACTTGGACTAGCTTGCTTAATGGGTTTATTTTTTGTGGTGATATTGAAGCTGGACGTCAGGTTTTTGATGATATGCCGCAGAGGAATGTGGTTTCTTGGACGGCGATGATAGTTGGCTATGTACGTGTGAAAAATTCCATTGAGGCGTTGCAGTTGTTTAGGAGAATGAGGGATGGAGGTAGAGAGAATGCTACTACTATTACTATTGTTGCCGTGCTCTCAGGTTGTGCTGATGTTGGAGCTCTTGATTTTGGGAGGTCTATTCATGGGTATGTTAACAAGATAGCTGGTTTTAGCATGGATGTTGCTGTAAATAATGGATTAATTGATATGTACGCAAAAAATGGAAACCTTGATTCAGCTGAGAATATATTCATTAGGATGGTAGATAGGGATTTGTTTTCGTGGACAAGTATAATTTCAGGGTTGGCAATTCATGGTAGAGGTAAGGATGCACTTGATTTTTTCGATGAGATGGTGGCATCTGGGATGCACCCCAATGAGATTACGTTTCTTTCTGTACTTTCAGCTTGTAACCATGCAGGATTGGTTGGTGAGGGACTGAACTTCTTTGAAAGATTGAAAAATTCTCCTAGATTTGAACCCATGATGGAACATTATGGGTGTATGGTAGATCTTCTTGGTCGAGCAGGATTGCTTGAAGAAGCTGTTGGATTGATTCAGGACATGCCCTTCAAGCCAGATGCTATTATGTGGAGATCATTTCTCAGTTCTTGTTTAGGACATAATAATTCGGCTTTGGCTGAAATGGCAGCGAAAGAGGTACTTGAACTGGAGCCTGATGATGATGGTGTATGTGTGCTCCTTTGGAACTTGTATCGCTCTAAAAAAATGTGGCAAGCTGCTTCAAGGATGGAGAGGATGATGAAGGAtcagaaaataaagaaaaaaccTGGGTGTAGTTGGGTTGAAGTAAATGGTGTTGTTCATGAATTTCTTGCTGAAACTTCATTACCTTCTGTAGTTGGTGATGTATACATTGCTCTACAAGGCATTGCTAGACAATCAAAAATGAATAGTGACATTGATAGTTGTGAGTGGAGAAATTTCATGCACAAGAAGGATTGTACAGCGACAGAGTGTATCTAGTAGAACGAATATTGACATTTTTAGATAAAAGTTTTTGAAGTGAAGCATGGAAGTTCCTGATTGGAGACAGTAAAATTAGCATTTTCAGAATTCAAGGGGACCAAAATGTGGGTTTTCTTGGAATAAGCTCAGTACTGTTTTCTCCATACCTTTATTAGCGCCTTGCTGTACTAAATTGGAAAACCTCATCCTTCCACCACTGAAATGAAGGTTCAATTATGGAACTTACCGTCTatgtatttgttttattttgcttttcttAATGTCTATACTGTGTCTTGTTAGTCTGGATAATTAATTAGTGCTTCTTTGGTGCCCTTGTGGTGGGTTCTGTTGGACAGGTAGTTGATGCCTTGATTCCTTGATGGTCTGGATGGTCAATTCACGCTTCTTTGTTGCCCTTGTGGCATGTGTTCTGCTGGAAAGGTACTTCTTCCAGAAGTGAAGGAAGCAGATTATATGGATCATAGTGACGTTAATTGGTGAGTCACTGCATACAGATACAGTTCGGCAGGGAACTTAGAATAGGATAGTCTTCACGTTGCCTCATTGTATCTATTGTCCCAAGAAAATGTTGAGTAATATTTCCTGGTGACCTCCTGGATTTTTCTCAAGTTCCTTATCTTCAGCATAGTTTGCACGTAAATGCTTCTGAGTCGCACATGTGTGTATTAAAAGCAGAATTTACACGTAGTGTGGCAAACATCATTCAAATGCTTTTCAGGCTGATGACTAAGAACTTGGAATTTCTTTATTGATGTGCTCGTCTAATATATGTTGATTTAGCTTTTTCCTATGCTCATTTCTTGAATGTGACTATGTACCCCTCTGTACCATGGCTTCAGTTGACATTCAAGGTGCTCGACAGACGCATCCTATAATATAGTGGCGAAACGAGAAATTCCAGTTAACGGAAAAACTACTTGGAAGAGGGAAGCAGCAAGAGTACCAAAAGTAAGGAACGACGAATATAGGGAATGATGAAATGTAGAAGAAGCAACTTGGAGTATTGGACGTATAACAAAATCGGAGATTGAACAGGAGACAGCAAAACAGAGGAATCAACTCCATTTGTTGTTTGTGGTTTGGGGAGACAAGGTGCCGGGGTCGGTTGGTTTGTTCGGGTAAAACAAAGGAGGCAACGTGATGGACCTTAAGTTTTCGTGCTGGTTGTTGGAGTTTGGGCGAAGAGGAAGCATCTTTACATCTTCCTCCAGTATTTAGATTGATTAGAATAGCTTCTGCAGAACTGAAAGTGTACTGTACTTATGGGTGCCGCTCTTAAGACATGGCATTGTTTCGagtattatttgatttattCCAAAATCATCTTATTTTGAACCATCACCAGATTCTTGATAGTTCACGGGCTTTATTCGTGAAGAGAATaagctagaaaaaaaaaatgcacaaaatgtAGTTTTGAATCGCAGAAGAGTGGACACAAGCAAAATGACAGTGCATTTGCACGTCTGCACGTTCCTCCCCTTTATTATGAACTCTTATTGTCTTCCTTCCTGAACTGCTACTGTTTGTACTAAATTTATTCCTTTAAACTCCTTAATTGGATCAAAATACTATAATGTTGTATGAATAACGCCAAATCaaatgtttccttttttttttttttgattggaGGTAAAGAAATGATAGCATGACTAAAATGTCAAAGATTCTTCAACTAGTAAACAACCACATAAACTAAACCAGGATCCAAGCATGTTGGCTTCTGCCGGAATGAACATGAACATTGCATAACTTGTCGAAGGGGAAACGGTGCCGAAAGTTCATTCACTATCTTTCTATTTTGATGGTAGTATAAACGCTACGGTTTGCTGAATTCAGAACAGTACAGCTAATATGTGAATATTTTTTTGGGAGATGCATCGAGATCAGAATTTTTTGTGTGTAATAAATGTTAAGATTGCTCTTTCCGGAAACTAAGTTTAGACAGCCAACAGTTTTGTACATGCTTCAGAACAGTTTAAGACTGCACGAAACCATTAGTGAATTTTTCTAATCCGAAAATAACAAAGCAgcaatcttcttcttctttttctttcttttttttttttttaaggaaagggaaaaaaaacccttttttgaatgaaatctCGAATGCTTGAAAACCAATCCCCTATATTGGGTaggatatttaaaaaaaaaatgttaaaggtATTAGTTGAAAAAAGAATAGAATATTTCTCTCACAGGAAATCTCTGCTCTCTCTCTCAGATAGTTAATTATGCGCCTTCTATATGTGTACATATTTGTTTCTTGAAACTAGTTTTCCATGCTTAGATGTTCTTGTACATGTCTCATGGAAAGAACTaaagaaagttttttttttttttttttccactccCAAATACGAAGATAAGGTGACAAATAGCAGAGAGGTGCGTACCACAACAATGCTTGGGATAAGCAAGTGTTGCGACCTAGCaaatcattaattaagtggAACTATAGTATTATACATGTAAATGGAACGTAAAAGAAAACTTGTGAAGTTTTTCTTCTTGGCTCGGACGGCATGATTTTTGTAAATGCCTTCCCAATTCCAAACAAAcctatacccaaaaaaaaaaaaaaaaaaaagggtgaagAGGTAGAATAAATGTTTGATACAAAATCTAAACGTGATTAGAAGATACTATTAAGTTTTGAAGATAGATACCTGTTGgtgcacaaaatttttttttttttttccaattaacCGTGACTTTCATCGTTTTGATTTTGAGGGCATtccaaaattattttattccaacAAATGAACGAATCATGACTAGCTAGGGAGCTTGTCTTCTCCCCTTTAATTATGTGTTTCACTTTTCTGGCATTGCATTAACTTGCTGGGACGTTCCTTTCTGATTGTCCCACAGATACTTCAAACTAACTTATTGGTTATTGAATGTTATTACTCAGTAGTGCTAGTtcaggtatatatatatatatatctatatatgtatatgtgtgtgtggaTGCTGGATGCTGGATGCATCAATTTTTTTGGTAAGCTTTTGTTAATAGACGTATATTTGCTAATTTGCtgatgaacttttttttttttggctgatgAACTCCGTAACTAGTCTCCCTGATGAACGCCACAAACACAAACACTAACCTACTCCACtgacttttccagccatcaaccACGAAACCACTTGCATGTCCAATTATTCTAAATCCATCTTTACCTATCGTTATCCTAAAATGAAAAAACTTCATACTATATTTTACTAGGGAATattaaacaaacaaataaaataattcaacTTAGCCCGGGATCTAATCTTGCATTGAGTTTTTAAATCTCATTAAAAGCAACTGCCAGTTGGCATTCCAGAATCTTTCTAAGTaaaaccttccttagatgctTGCTTCCCCAtgcaaaaataattaattactcTTCACTGCTTATTGTAGCAAGTGTAGAGTTTCATCCCTGTCTCCTTCATCTtccttcatatatatatatatatatgatccAAGAAGCACCTCAATTCGTAACAAAACATTACTAAACTAAGTAGAGCTCTAGACAAAGCAATATGGCTTCTTGGTCTGCTGAACATGCAACAAAAGCTTATCTCCAAACCCTTAAGATGGTAAGCCATTTGAAGCTTTGAATTTGTGATGACTTATAACTTCATTGTCTTTGTATGCTTACTAGTTGCTCCTTAACATTTCAGGGCAAAAGGGGGAAGGAGCCTAATGTTTCAGAGTACATTGCAGCCCTTGCTGCAGGCAACAATTCACAACTCATGGTTATGGTTTGTGCAGGCAGTGCCGGATCCACAGCACTAGCTTTAGGTGCTGCAGCACGCGAAACCGGCGGCTGCGCAGTTTGTATTTTACCAGGGCTCGATGAGTTGCATGCTTCAAGAAAAGCTCTAGGATGTTATGCTGAATTTATTGAGCTTGTTGTAGGGGATGATGCACGGTCTTTGTTGCTAAATGAATATCAAGATGCCGATTTTGTGCTCGTTGATTGCAAAATGGATGAGCACGAATCAATTTTACTAGCAGCACAAAAGTGTTTGCATCAGAAGAAAGCATGTCTTGTAGGTTACAACGCCATTCATTGTGAACCATGGATAGATAGTTT
This portion of the Coffea arabica cultivar ET-39 chromosome 2e, Coffea Arabica ET-39 HiFi, whole genome shotgun sequence genome encodes:
- the LOC113731809 gene encoding pentatricopeptide repeat-containing protein At2g22410, mitochondrial, translating into MTRGNRKLLITGLKNLLDKCEGHENLIKQIHAHWTTLGFFAQTRKHQHFACKLLNVYTKLNKPLEAHRVFALIPDPDIVSWTSLFNLYLKTQQPTEALSLFSHLLVSTSLRPDAHSVLAALSACARTQNLDAGKAVHAMVYRQLSEPETIVSNALIDMYSRGGRTHLAGRVFESVQCRDVATWTSLLNGFIFCGDIEAGRQVFDDMPQRNVVSWTAMIVGYVRVKNSIEALQLFRRMRDGGRENATTITIVAVLSGCADVGALDFGRSIHGYVNKIAGFSMDVAVNNGLIDMYAKNGNLDSAENIFIRMVDRDLFSWTSIISGLAIHGRGKDALDFFDEMVASGMHPNEITFLSVLSACNHAGLVGEGLNFFERLKNSPRFEPMMEHYGCMVDLLGRAGLLEEAVGLIQDMPFKPDAIMWRSFLSSCLGHNNSALAEMAAKEVLELEPDDDGVCVLLWNLYRSKKMWQAASRMERMMKDQKIKKKPGCSWVEVNGVVHEFLAETSLPSVVGDVYIALQGIARQSKMNSDIDSCEWRNFMHKKDCTATECI
- the LOC113728749 gene encoding uncharacterized protein, encoding MASWSAEHATKAYLQTLKMGKRGKEPNVSEYIAALAAGNNSQLMVMVCAGSAGSTALALGAAARETGGCAVCILPGLDELHASRKALGCYAEFIELVVGDDARSLLLNEYQDADFVLVDCKMDEHESILLAAQKCLHQKKACLVGYNAIHCEPWIDSFKAHLLPIGGGLLVTRLPSSSSSPAEKFRGAGKKGNWVVKVDKITGEEHVYRTTFHHYHDQIAA